Proteins from one Shewanella pealeana ATCC 700345 genomic window:
- a CDS encoding phosphatase PAP2 family protein: MSLIQHHASTSETLYEPFSVKHHITLPLLVFLLVASLFEYFQFDLDIAQYIFDWQGGLTYWPLKTQWFTSTIMHTGGRDLVILLGVLLFTALGLSFKIQYLNQYSRNLFCLAMSVVSSILIVKFAKDFTHVNCPWDLTRFGGHVAYTAIFSPLPAGTELGRCFPGGHSSGGYAWVALYYFALQVNPKYRWAGLAFGVTLGLSFSITQQLRGAHFFSHGIWSLAISWFVASGYYYLLFASKRSGKNALVMESNKKALNKPSAV, from the coding sequence GTGAGCCTAATTCAACACCATGCCTCTACTTCAGAAACCTTATATGAGCCATTCTCAGTTAAGCACCACATAACACTCCCCTTATTAGTATTTCTGTTGGTTGCGTCATTATTCGAATATTTTCAATTTGATCTCGACATTGCTCAATACATTTTTGACTGGCAAGGGGGGCTGACTTACTGGCCGTTAAAAACACAATGGTTTACCAGTACCATAATGCATACTGGCGGGCGAGATCTCGTCATATTACTGGGTGTACTTTTATTTACCGCTTTGGGATTGAGTTTTAAAATTCAATACCTTAACCAATATAGCCGTAACTTATTTTGCCTAGCCATGAGTGTTGTCAGCAGTATTTTAATCGTTAAATTTGCCAAAGACTTCACTCATGTCAATTGTCCTTGGGACTTGACGCGATTTGGTGGTCATGTCGCTTACACAGCCATTTTTAGCCCACTACCTGCAGGCACAGAACTTGGTCGATGCTTTCCAGGGGGGCATTCAAGTGGTGGCTATGCATGGGTGGCTCTTTATTATTTCGCGTTACAAGTTAACCCTAAATATCGCTGGGCAGGCTTAGCCTTCGGAGTCACACTGGGCTTGAGTTTTAGTATTACTCAGCAGCTAAGAGGTGCGCATTTTTTCTCTCATGGGATATGGAGTTTAGCGATATCTTGGTTTGTTGCTAGCGGTTATTACTACCTTTTGTTTGCAAGCAAAAGATCAGGAAAAAATGCTCTCGTAATGGAATCGAACAAGAAAGCGTTAAATAAGCCCAGTGCTGTTTAA
- the gshB gene encoding glutathione synthase: protein MNILFLMYPWSSVEPETDTTLRLIHECVARGHTVALATTSNLTMRDSEASAFCQVFNKDQVTPTNIVSFYKRAEFKKLRLPLAGFDSIIMRANPPLDPIALNFLDSVRDDVFIMNDIDGLRIANNKLYTASFDDPSNKFIPVTHVSKTPEYLEEVLRESKTDKMIMKPLDGYGGQGVILVEKAAQKSFHSLLEFYINSGKGGNYVILQEYVEGAEEGDVRILMLNGEPIGAMKRIPAQGEVRSNIHAGGSVVKHVLTKKEKELCKHIGPKLVRDGLFFVGIDVINEKLIEVNVQSPGGIMRINKLNNVKLQKKVIDFVESVVNAKEALTQRRSEFRKAIDDAHII, encoded by the coding sequence TTGAATATTTTATTTCTGATGTACCCATGGTCAAGCGTTGAGCCTGAAACCGACACTACACTGCGTTTAATTCACGAATGTGTGGCAAGGGGACATACGGTTGCGTTAGCAACGACCAGCAACCTAACCATGCGTGATTCAGAAGCTAGTGCTTTTTGCCAGGTGTTTAATAAAGATCAGGTTACGCCGACTAATATCGTGTCTTTCTACAAGAGAGCTGAGTTCAAGAAGTTGCGTTTACCGCTAGCGGGTTTTGACAGCATTATTATGCGTGCCAATCCACCACTTGATCCTATCGCGCTTAACTTCCTCGATTCAGTGCGTGATGACGTATTCATCATGAACGATATTGATGGTCTACGTATTGCTAACAACAAGCTTTACACCGCTTCGTTTGATGATCCTAGCAATAAGTTTATTCCAGTTACTCACGTATCAAAAACACCAGAGTATTTAGAAGAAGTACTACGTGAATCTAAGACTGATAAGATGATCATGAAGCCGCTTGATGGCTACGGTGGTCAAGGCGTTATTCTGGTTGAAAAGGCAGCACAAAAGAGCTTCCACTCACTGCTTGAGTTTTACATCAACAGTGGCAAAGGCGGCAACTACGTTATTTTACAAGAATACGTCGAGGGCGCCGAAGAAGGTGACGTACGTATTTTAATGCTAAACGGCGAGCCTATTGGCGCAATGAAGCGTATTCCTGCACAAGGCGAAGTGCGCTCTAATATTCACGCAGGTGGCAGTGTGGTTAAGCACGTTTTAACCAAGAAAGAAAAAGAGCTGTGTAAGCATATCGGTCCTAAGCTGGTGCGTGACGGTTTATTCTTTGTTGGTATCGACGTGATTAACGAAAAGCTGATTGAAGTTAACGTACAAAGCCCGGGTGGCATTATGCGTATCAATAAGCTTAATAACGTTAAGCTTCAGAAAAAAGTCATTGATTTCGTTGAAAGTGTAGTCAATGCCAAAGAAGCATTAACACAGAGAAGAAGCGAGTTTAGAAAGGCGATTGACGATGCTCACATTATCTGA
- a CDS encoding GGDEF domain-containing protein, whose amino-acid sequence MDRLSFLGKPQDEGLFDLYSRQRVLIFILLVTLMTFLPLSIKNFVIGETLLGFSLLAFELSLVIEVFGILRLNRNILGYRPPLFLLAISMVLSIHAFGTLATYWVFPVVTSIVLLVPKKMAMLANGGIILTSAVAALPHQEPTVTLRFTLALLFCVSIAHYVIETVRKLQANLSYLSTRDSLTGALNRHQLDASLIAASEKAKMDQATCIAAIDIDYFKDVNDLHGHDMGDQVIKTVVKLINSHCRKTDLLFRLGGDEFLLLFDNTNAESALKITRNIGQKVAEGIVEAYPEVDKVTLSTGIAESIANEEVEAWVKRADMALYKAKLAGRNQVKVNNPSDLYA is encoded by the coding sequence ATTTTGCTTGTGACACTGATGACTTTTCTACCTCTGAGCATCAAGAATTTTGTGATAGGAGAGACCTTGCTCGGCTTTTCTTTACTTGCCTTTGAGTTAAGTTTGGTCATTGAAGTCTTTGGTATATTGCGACTAAATCGCAATATATTGGGTTATAGACCACCACTTTTTTTGCTCGCCATCTCTATGGTGTTAAGCATCCATGCCTTTGGTACGCTGGCAACATACTGGGTGTTTCCTGTTGTCACAAGCATCGTACTATTAGTCCCTAAAAAAATGGCCATGTTGGCTAATGGGGGAATTATCTTAACGAGTGCTGTAGCGGCACTTCCGCATCAAGAACCCACGGTGACACTGCGATTTACTCTTGCGCTGCTTTTCTGTGTATCAATTGCTCATTATGTTATTGAAACGGTGAGAAAGCTGCAGGCCAATTTAAGTTATCTGTCAACGCGAGACTCATTAACTGGCGCACTCAATCGTCATCAGTTGGACGCATCTTTAATAGCGGCGAGTGAAAAAGCCAAGATGGATCAAGCCACCTGTATTGCGGCAATAGATATTGATTATTTCAAGGATGTGAATGATTTACATGGCCACGATATGGGGGACCAAGTTATTAAAACAGTGGTTAAGCTAATTAACAGCCATTGTAGGAAGACTGACTTACTATTTCGTTTAGGTGGTGATGAGTTCCTACTCTTATTTGATAATACTAATGCTGAAAGCGCGTTGAAAATCACGCGTAATATCGGTCAGAAAGTGGCTGAAGGCATTGTGGAGGCATACCCTGAAGTCGACAAGGTCACACTCAGCACTGGCATCGCAGAGTCAATAGCGAATGAAGAGGTTGAAGCTTGGGTCAAACGTGCAGATATGGCGTTGTATAAAGCTAAGTTAGCGGGGAGAAATCAGGTGAAAGTTAATAATCCGAGTGACCTTTATGCTTAA